Proteins encoded by one window of Rutidosis leptorrhynchoides isolate AG116_Rl617_1_P2 chromosome 7, CSIRO_AGI_Rlap_v1, whole genome shotgun sequence:
- the LOC139858321 gene encoding protein CHROMATIN REMODELING 4: MKDPDPKMKNNEISTSDIINGNWAMKRKRKKITFSAAKSNGNVADSIPAISHTSASPKETFNKESSSSPFPTKEKGNDGNYFECAVCDLGGDLICCDSCPSTYHIECLTPPLKQIPNGKWKCPSCGPKNNSVEPDAISTVKRAKPKITLKKPKLGVKSTINNSGKKLSSKGKRDVSTSSSSDVKTEKLTDDEEKKDEDMDKSKKSDGDRVRKKKVVLGVESSKKKSVKRKLKTPFDDDNDDVIQGAKKKSVKRKFKILSDGDGDGDGDDAVESTKKKSMKRKFKIPYDDDSDDVQKKPKTDKGKNVANSSKKREAKVHLAPSGSPLKKKSVKHVKSKSLKNNMGSEIQGIKSKDEVDRVLGCRIQVVEENSAAEVDDKPSQSHMSNDNLECNAPDIGNIETVTEHTEHISSSSNSHTLVENDSQVEKTNTSVTNVCGEEKNKDDSASTSLELARIPTDDDVPTNITTEANITTEANCSNEKKKSTIASDEKTVCYEYFVKWVGKSHIHNTWIPESLLKAIAKRKYDNYNIKYGKTLINISEEKWKLPQRVIAKNGSSEVLVKWTGLPYDECTWEKTDEPVIAKSSHLIDLFNRFENQTLEKEGGTHKEESQFKHSDAVTLTEQPKELGGSLFPHQLEALNWLRKCWSKSKNVILADEMGLGKTISACAFLSSLYFEFKARLPSLVLVPLSTMPNWMAEFSLWAPNLNVIEYHGNARARTLMREYEWHADNPLTSKKTSSYKLNVLLTTYEMVLADSSYLSKVPWEVLIVDEGHRLKNSGSKLFSLLNTFSFQHRVLLTGTPLQNNLGEMYNLLNFLQPASFPSLKSFEDKFSDLTTAEKVDELKKLVAPHMLRRLKKDAMQNIPPKTERVVPVDLSTIQAEYYRAMLTKNYQVLRNIGKGVPQQSMLNIVMQLRKVCNHPYLIPGTEPDSGSIEFLHDMRIKASAKLNLLHSMLKILHKEGHRVLIFSQMTKLLDILEDYLNIEFGPKTFERVDGSVSIADRQMAIARFNQDKSRFVFLLSTRACGLGINLASADTVIIYDSDFNPHADIQAMNRAHRIGQSKRLLVYRLVVRASVEERILQLAKKKLMLDHLFVNKSGSQKEVEDILKWGTEQLFNNSSSSSKDLSENDVNKDESLVDLEHKNKRRVGGLGDVYQDKCTDSSSQILWDEAAILKLLDRSIIDSVLTDNSEGDLENDMLGSVKSLDWNDESVEEQGVTESPTIIDGTTTPNLEDNKEDNSGNVTEENEWDRLLRVRWEKYQSEEEAALGRGKRVKKVISYKEVYAPQPTETSKQNGADQETEPEPEREYTPAGKALKDKFTNLRARQKDRLARLKTMKESLSIERQNGETTEQQVNPSQTLDPSTSKTDPNPKPPKGKDFDSRRLLPVLGLCAPNSKFMEAMNRNSSRSFNRPGKQATGLEFPFNLASSSGAHNETPENAHDKSKQPNPDSDTFRHEQKTGPSFFNPADVLQHLRPEMMSSLLKSPFDISQLPNWDKNVTHQQPDLFPNLTLGRSMPMHNFPTIPMLPKLRFRTDNPQEADVGLGQMPPPPPPSMMGLGQMPPPHFASLPENHRKVLENIMMRTGSGPGSSNNLFKRKLVKDFWSEEELDFLWVGVRRHGRGGWGAMLQDPRLKFARFRTPDDLAARWEEEQVKILDPPNQKQLKKAAVTKSGKSNTVFPGISDDMLKRALHKSQFTAGNPFGFQPHLTEMKLGMDGITLEKQNQRGPENEHFPHIPAWNLERFPVNFSGESSSSAGPLEQHFIPNPLGFLGLNGIGSFNSHLKDVMKLPNFHDNNGPITIDPHKTENAGGSGLPENKLPHWLRKAVGGSTSGGPAQPAEPELPPTVSAIAESVRLLYPDVQPTIPPFIPQGLLPSLPEDPRLIFKKKKPRCQLPLDNHPGTSGTEPDLNVPPPPPPPVTDQTAEDVPSSPSNSNQESKAMLEEASGRGDSSEDRSSPVMCDLDAVDDDDEVSSEGMMVSNDES, encoded by the exons ATGAAAGATCCAGATCCTAAAATGAAGAATAATGAAATATCAACCAGTGACATTATCAATGGAAATTGGGCTATGAAGCGCAAGCGCAAAAAGATTACTTTTAGTGCAGCCAAATCTAATGGCAACGTAGCCGATTCCATACCCGCAATCTCACACACGAGTGCTTCGCCGAAAGAAACGTTTAATAAAGAAAGCTCTTCTTCCCCATTTCCTACGAAAGAAAAAGGAAATGATGGG AACTATTTCGAATGTGCGGTTTGCGATCTTGGCGGTGATTTGATCTGTTGTGATAGTTGTCCGTCAACTTATCATATCGAATGTCTGACTCCACCTCTTAAG CAAATACCGAATGGGAAGTGGAAGTGCCCTAGCTGCGGTCCAAAGAATAATTCAGTTGAACCTGATGCTATTTCTACCGTAAAACGAGCAAAACCGAAGATTACTCTTAAGAAACCTAAACTTGGAGTTAAATCGACGATTAACAATAGTGGGAAGAAATTATCGAGCAAAGGGAAACGGGACGTATCAACTTCATCTTCTTCAGATGTTAAAACTGAAAAACTGACCGATGATGAAGAAAAGAAAGATGAGGATATGGACAAAAGCAAGAAATCGGACGGGGATCGTGTTCGAAAGAAGAAAGTTGTTCTTGGCGTAGAAAGTTCCAAAAAGAAATCCGTGAAAAGAAAGTTAAAAACTCCGTTTGATGacgataatgatgatgtcatacaaGGTGCCAAAAAGAAATCGGTGAAAAGAAAATTCAAAATTTTGTCCGATGGTGATGGCGATGGCGATGGCGATGATGCGGTAGAAAGCACAAAAAAGaaatcgatgaaaagaaagtttaaaATTCCGTATGATGATGATAGTGACGATGTACAAAAGAAGCCGAAGACTGATAAGGGGAAGAATGTTGCAAATAGCTCTAAAAAACGTGAAGCGAAAGTGCATTTGGCACCAAGCGGTTCCCCGTTGAAGAAAAAGTCGGTTAAGCACGTGAAGTCAAAATCTTTGAAAAACAATATGGGAAGTGAAATTCAGGGTATCAAATCGAAAGATGAG GTTGATCGGGTATTAGGTTGCCGAATTCAAGTTGTCGAGGAAAATTCTGCAGCCGAAGTTGATGACAAGCCTTCTCAAAGTCACATGTCGAACGACAACCTCGAATGTAACGCACCCGATATCGGAAACATCGAAACAGTTACGGAACACACCGAACATATTTCTAGCTCTTCTAACTCACACACGCTTGTCGAAAACGATTCACAAGTAGAGAAAACAAACACATCTGTGACCAATGTATGTGGCGAAGAGAAAAATAAAGATGACTCAGCATCGACTTCACTTGAATTAGCACGAATACCAACCGATGATGATGTTCCAACTAACATAACTACCGAAGCTAACATAACTACCGAAGCAAACTGTAGTAATGAGAAAAAGAAGTCAACAATTGCTTCTGATGAGAAAACGGTATGTTATGAATATTTCGTTAAGTGGGTTGGAAAATCTCATATACATAATACTTGGATACCCGAATCACTATTAAAAGCCATCGCAAAGAGGAAATACGACAACTACAATATAAAATATGGAAAAACGTTGATTAACATCTCCGAAGAAAAATGGAAATTGCCGCAACGGGTGATTGCTAAAAACGGATCTTCTGAAGTTTTAGTCAAGTGGACTGGTCTTCCTTACGATGAATGCACGTGGGAAAAAACCGACGAGCCGGTGATTGCGAAATCGTCTCATCTTATTGACTTATTTAACCGATTTGAGAATCAAACACTCGAAAAAGAGGGCGGGACCCACAAGGAAGAAAGTCAATTTAAGCATAGTGATGCGGTTACTCTTACCGAGCAGCCTAAGGAGTTGGGCGGGTCATTATTCCCGCATCAATTAGAAGCACTTAATTGGTTAAGAAAATGTTGGTCAAAGTCAAAGAACGTGATACTTGCGGACGAAATGGGGCTCGGTAAAACAATATCCGCTTGTGCTTTTTTATCGTCTTTGTACTTTGAGTTTAAAGCTCGATTACCTTCTTTAGTTTTGGTTCCTTTATCGACTATGCCGAATTGGATGGCCGAATTTTCGTTATGGGCTCCAAATTTGAACGTTATCGAGTATCACGGTAATGCACGAGCCCGAACTTTAATGCGCGAGTACGAATGGCATGCGGATAATCCGTTAACGTCAAAGAAAACGTCTAGTTATAAGCTTAACGTTCTTTTAACGACGTACGAAATGGTTCTTGCGGATTCGAGTTACTTAAGTAAAGTTCCTTGGGAAGTTCTTATAGTTGACGAGGGTCATCGTCTTAAAAACTCGGGTAGTAAGCTTTTTAGCTTGCTAAATACGTTCTCGTTTCAACATCGTGTGTTGTTAACCGGGACCCCGTTACAGAACAACTTAGGCGAGATGTATAATTTGTTGAATTTCTTGCAACCCGCCTCGTTCCCTTCTCTTAAATCGTTCGAGGATAAGTTTAGTGATCTAacgacagccgaaaaagttgacgAATTGAAAAAACTTGTCGCTCCTCATATGCTTAGAAGGCTTAAAAAGGATGCTATGCAGAATATACCTCCGAAAACCGAGCGGGTTGTTCCTGTTGACCTGTCAACTATTCAAGCGGAATATTATCGAGCCATGTTAACAAAGAATTATCAGGTTTTAAGGAACATTGGGAAAGGGGTCCCACAGCAATCGATGCTGAATATCGTAATGCAATTGAGAAAAGTCTGTAACCACCCGTATTTAATTCCCGGAACCGAACCAGATTCCGGGTCGATCGAGTTTCTTCATGATATGCGTATAAAGGCTTCGGCTAAGCTCAATTTACTTCATTCTATGCTCAAGATTTTGCACAAAGAAGGTCATCGGGTTCTTATATTTTCACAAATGACGAAACTTTTAGATATTCTTGAAGATTATTTGAACATCGAGTTTGGGCCGAAAACTTTCGAGCGAGTTGACGGGTCAGTCTCAATTGCTGATCGGCAGATGGCAATTGCACGGTTTAATCAAGATAAAAGTCGATTTGTGTTTCTATTGTCGACCCGTGCGTGTGGGCTTGGAATAAATTTAGCAAGTGCTGACACAGTTATAATATATGATTCTGATTTCAACCCACATGCTGATATTCAAGCAATGAATCGTGCCCACAGAATCGGGCAGTCGAAACGGCTTCTCGTATACAGGCTTGTTGTTCGTGCTAGTGTTGAAGAGAGAATCTTGCAGCTTGCAAAGAAGAAACTAATGCTCGATCATCTTTTCGTAAACAAGTCTGGATCTCAAAAGGAGGTTGAAGATATCTTAAAATGGGGAACCGAACAACTATTTAataattcatcatcttcttctaaaGATTTGAGTGAAAATGACGTCAATAAAGATGAATCTTTAGTGGATTTAGAACATAAGAATAAGAGACGGGTTGGCGGTTTGGGGGATGTGTATCAGGATAAGTGTACGGATTCGAGTAGTCAGATTTTGTGGGATGAAGCGGCTATTTTGAAGTTGCTTGACCGGTCAATTATTGACTCTGTGTTGACCGATAATTCGGAAGGAGATTTGGAAAACGATATGCTTGGCTCGGTTAAG TCTCTGGATTGGAACGACGAATCAGTTGAAGAACAAGGTGTAACTGAGTCACCAACAATAATTGATGGTACGACTACCCCGAATTTAGAAGATAATAAAGAGGATAATTCAGGAAATGTAACTGAAGAAAATGAGTGGGACCGGCTTCTGAGAGTGAG ATGGGAGAAATACCAGAGTGAGGAAGAAGCTGCTCTTGGTCGAGGGAAAAGGGTTAAAAAGGTCATTTCTTACAAAGAAGTATATGCGCCACAACCTACCGAAACATCAAAACAG AATGGTGCTGATCAGGAGACAGAACCAGAGCCAGAGCGTGAGTACACGCCAGCTGGAAAAGCTCTTAAAGATAAGTT TACTAATCTTCGAGCGAGGCAAAAAGACAGATTGGCCCGTCTGAAAACGATGAAAGAATCGCTTTCCATTGAAAGGCAGAATGGTGAAACAACAGAACAACAAGTCAACCCAAGTCAAACATTGGATCCATCAACAAGCAAGACCGATCCAAATCCAAAGCCGCCTAAG GGAAAAGACTTCGATAGTCGCCGGTTGCTTCCCGTTCTTGGGTTATGTGCTCCAAATTCCAAATTTATGGAAGCAATGAATCGAAACTCTTCGAGATCTTTCAATAGACCTGGCAAACAGGCAACAGGTCTCGAGTTCCCATTTAATCTGGCTTCATCTTCTGGGGCCCACAACGAGACGCCTGAAAACGCTCATGACAAATCTAAACAACCGAATCCCGATTCCGATACTTTCCGACATGAGCAAAAAACCGGCCCGTCTTTTTTTAATCCCGCTGATGTTTTACAACACCTTCGTCCTGAGATGATGTCATCATTGCTCAAATCACCATTCGATATAAGTCAACTACCGAATTGGGATAAAAACGTTACTCATCAACAACCCGATTTGTTTCCCAATTTAACTTTGGGGAGATCGATGCCGATGCACAATTTCCCGACAATCCCAATGTTGCCGAAATTGAGATTCCGAACGGATAATCCGCAAGAAGCGGATGTGGGATTGGGTCAAATGCCGCCGCCGCCTCCTCCATCGATGATGGGTTTGGGTCAAATGCCGCCGCCCCATTTTGCATCTTTACCCGAGAACCATAGGAAAGTTCTAGAAAACATAATGATGCGAACGGGGTCGGGTCCCGGGTCATCAAACAATCTATTCAAAAGGAAACTTGTTAAGGATTTTTGGTCCGAAGAAGAACTCGATTTTTTGTGGGTCGGTGTTCGTAGACACGGGCGGGGCGGTTGGGGTGCGATGCTTCAAGATCCTCGGCTTAAATTCGCGAGATTTCGAACGCCCGATGACCTGGCGGCAAGATGGGAGGAAGAACAGGTCAAAATCTTGGACCCACCAAATCAAAAACAGTTGAAAAAAGCTGCGGTTACAAAATCCGGGAAATCGAATACTGTTTTTCCGGGTATATCCGACGACATGTTGAAACGCGCGTTGCATAAAAGCCAGTTTACTGCCGGCAATCCGTTCGGTTTTCAACCGCACCTGACGGAAATGAAACTGGGAATGGACGGAATTACCCTCGAAAAGCAGAATCAACGTGGGCCCGAAAACGAGCATTTCCCGCATATTCCCGCATGGAATCTTGAACGATTTCCGGTCAACTTTTCCGGTGAATCATCGTCGTCTGCAGGACCTTTGGAGCAACATTTTATTCCAAATCCGTTAGGTTTTCTCGGATTAAACGGAATCGGTTCGTTTAATTCACATCTAAAAGACGTTATGAAATTACCCAATTTTCATGATAACAACGGTCCAATCACAATCGATCCTCACAAAACTGAAAATGCTGGTGGAAGTGGTTTACCGGAAAACAAGTTACCTCATTGGCTTCGTAAAGCAGTTGGCGGCAGCACTAGCGGTGGGCCCGCCCAACCGGCAGAACCTGAACTGCCGCCAACGGTTTCTGCAATAGCAGAGTCGGTGCGGTTGTTGTACCCTGATGTACAACCAACCATTCCTCCATTTATTCCTCAGGGTTTACTACCTTCTCTCCCCGAAGACCCTCGATTAATTTTCAAGAAAAAGAAACCCCGCTGCCAATTGCCGCTAGACAACCACCCCGGAACTTCAGGTACCGAACCGGATCTTAACGTACCACCACCACCGCCGCCACCTGTCACTGACCAAACTGCAGAGGATGTTCCATCTTCACCGTCGAATTCGAATCAAGAAAGTAAAGCAATGTTGGAGGAAGCATCTGGAAGAGGGGATTCAAGTGAGGATCGATCGAGCCCAGTTATGTGTGATTTGGATgcggttgatgatgatgatgaagtttcGTCTGAAGGGATGATGGTGTCGAACGATGAATCTTGA